Proteins encoded in a region of the Zea mays cultivar B73 chromosome 4, Zm-B73-REFERENCE-NAM-5.0, whole genome shotgun sequence genome:
- the LOC103654828 gene encoding 40S ribosomal protein S8, with the protein MGISRDSMHKRRATGGKQKAWRKKRKYELGRQPANTKLSSNKTVRRVRVRGGNVKWRALRLDTGNYSWGSEAVTRKTRILDVVYNASNNELVRTQTLVKSAIVQVDAAPFKQWYLTHYGVDIGRKKKTPAAKKDNAEGQEVEAAAEETKKSNHVTRKLEKRKEGRTLDPHIEEQFGSGRLLACISSRPGQCGRADGYILEGKELEFYMKKLQRKKGKSAVA; encoded by the exons GTATCTCGCGTGACTCGATGCACAAGCGCCGAGCCACCGGTGGAAAGCAGAAGGCCTGGAGGAAGAAGCGAAA GTATGAGCTTGGTCGCCAGCCAGCCAACACCAAGTTGTCAAGCAATAAGACGGTGAGGAGGGTCCGTGTTCGGGGAGGTAATGTGAAATGGAGGGCTCTTCGCCTTGATACTGGTAACTACTCATGGGGAAGTGAAGCTGTTACCCGCAAGACCCGTATCCTCGACGTGGTCTACAATGCATCAAACAATGAGCTTGTGAGGACACAAACCCTTGTGAAGAGTGCCATTGTGCAAGTTGATGCTGCCCCATTCAAGCAGTGGTACCTCACTCACTATGGAGTTGACATTGGTAGGAAGAAGAAAACCCCTGCTGCAAAGAAGGATAATGCTGAG GGACAAGAGGTTGAGGCAGCAGCTGAGGAAACGAAAAAGAGCAACCATGTCACGAGGAAGCTTGAGAAGCGCAAGGAGGGACGTACCCTTGACCCACACATTGAGGAGCAATTTGGCAGTGGACGGTTGCTGGCATGCATTTCTTCCCGTCCTGGACAGTGTGGCCGAGCTGATGG GTACATCCTTGAGGGTAAAGAGCTTGAATTCTACATGAAGAAGCTacagaggaagaagggcaagagcgCTGTAGCTTAG